From Bacillota bacterium, one genomic window encodes:
- a CDS encoding GerMN domain-containing protein, producing MFLKSLKRNTLVGFALLALLSLTVSAGGCGKKPEAKPDIGSPRQTIENGTPEISAEPKETKERVTLYFGDNQAMYLIPETREVAKGNQTIEEIIVDQLIEGPRNSELTGTIPDSTKLISVQVVDRVAYVNFSKELQTKHWGGSAGETMTIYSVANSLAKIEGIDKVQFLIEGKKLESLAGHIDLTGPVDPRWDLVKEK from the coding sequence ATGTTCCTGAAAAGCTTAAAGCGTAACACATTGGTCGGTTTTGCCTTGTTAGCGCTATTATCTCTCACCGTGTCAGCCGGCGGTTGCGGCAAGAAGCCGGAAGCGAAACCGGATATCGGAAGCCCCCGGCAGACTATCGAAAACGGAACGCCGGAGATCAGCGCCGAGCCGAAGGAAACGAAGGAAAGGGTCACCCTTTATTTCGGCGACAATCAGGCGATGTACCTGATTCCCGAAACGCGTGAGGTGGCGAAGGGAAACCAGACGATCGAAGAGATCATTGTAGACCAACTGATCGAAGGCCCCCGGAATTCCGAACTCACCGGGACGATACCTGATTCTACGAAGTTGATTTCCGTTCAGGTGGTTGACAGGGTCGCTTACGTGAACTTCTCCAAGGAACTGCAGACAAAACACTGGGGCGGTTCAGCGGGTGAAACCATGACGATATACTCGGTGGCAAACTCACTGGCCAAGATTGAAGGCATCGACAAGGTCCAGTTCCTGATTGAAGGCAAAAAGCTGGAAAGCCTTGCCGGCCATATCGACCTTACCGGACCGGTGGACCCGCGTTGGGACCTGGTGAAGGAGAAGTGA
- a CDS encoding ATP-binding protein: protein MRLSIRWKLAGTYFIVIIAILTGTNLFVLRTLEQGYLQTRRATFLGDANIIASTGGNTVLRADRNAYHLARRFSDQMGARILIVDSKGRVIVDSFDEARLKGSLLRHSEVQAALKGRSAAAAHVLTDGERVLYAAVPVTGEDGASGAVVVVAGLGDVYAALNQIRGRMAVVSVGSGLLAAILSLILAGLLTKPINELRRAAQRMAGGRLGSLVPVRRGDEIGELGAAFNNMSTELARLDRVRREFLSNASHELKSPLSSIKALSQSLIDGREEDVTVYREFLRDIDTEVDRLTRLVNDMLEMARLEGDTRPLSRKEENIRGLIEHVGAILGARALNRGITIRIWADRELKWPVNADLLTLVLVNLMDNALRYTPPGGEVAITAGVDAKNLTVTVRDTGVGIAREDLPQVFDRFYRVDRARSRETGGTGLGLAIVKRAVERMGGGIVPDSTPGKGTTFTINLPGVTIP from the coding sequence GTGCGTCTGAGCATTCGCTGGAAACTCGCCGGAACTTATTTCATCGTTATTATCGCCATTCTAACCGGTACCAATTTATTTGTGCTGCGCACCCTCGAACAGGGATATCTGCAGACCCGCCGCGCAACCTTCCTGGGTGACGCCAACATTATCGCGTCCACTGGGGGAAACACCGTCCTGCGGGCGGACCGGAACGCATACCATCTTGCCCGCCGGTTCAGCGACCAGATGGGAGCAAGAATATTAATCGTAGACAGCAAAGGCCGGGTTATTGTAGATTCCTTTGACGAAGCCCGGCTTAAGGGCAGTCTTCTCCGGCACTCCGAGGTACAAGCGGCCCTGAAGGGCCGAAGCGCCGCCGCCGCTCACGTCCTCACCGACGGGGAACGCGTCCTTTATGCGGCCGTTCCCGTAACCGGGGAGGATGGGGCGTCGGGGGCGGTCGTGGTCGTAGCCGGGCTCGGGGATGTTTACGCCGCCCTTAACCAGATACGAGGCCGGATGGCGGTGGTTTCTGTCGGCAGCGGTTTACTCGCGGCTATATTGAGCCTCATTCTCGCCGGTCTGCTCACCAAGCCGATCAACGAGCTGAGACGGGCGGCGCAGCGTATGGCCGGAGGGCGACTCGGTTCGCTCGTACCGGTGCGTCGCGGGGATGAGATCGGGGAACTCGGCGCCGCTTTCAACAACATGAGCACGGAACTCGCGCGCCTGGACAGGGTGCGGCGCGAATTCCTGTCCAACGCCTCGCACGAACTGAAGTCTCCTTTAAGCTCGATCAAGGCGCTTTCCCAATCGCTCATCGACGGGCGGGAGGAAGACGTGACCGTTTACCGCGAGTTCCTCCGCGACATAGATACGGAAGTCGACAGACTGACCCGTCTGGTAAACGATATGTTGGAAATGGCCCGTCTTGAAGGCGATACCCGTCCCTTGTCCCGCAAGGAAGAAAACATCCGGGGATTAATAGAGCATGTGGGAGCCATTCTCGGCGCGAGGGCCCTCAACCGGGGCATCACCATACGCATTTGGGCTGACCGGGAGTTGAAGTGGCCGGTGAACGCGGACCTGTTGACCCTGGTGCTCGTGAACCTTATGGACAACGCCCTTCGTTACACACCGCCCGGGGGCGAGGTTGCGATTACGGCCGGCGTCGACGCGAAAAATCTTACCGTTACGGTGCGGGATACCGGGGTAGGCATCGCTCGGGAAGACCTGCCACAGGTATTTGATCGTTTTTACAGGGTTGACAGGGCGCGCTCCAGAGAAACCGGAGGAACGGGGCTGGGACTGGCCATTGTAAAGCGGGCGGTAGAGCGTATGGGCGGCGGAATAGTGCCGGACAGCACCCCCGGTAAGGGAACCACCTTTACCATAAACCTGCCGGGTGTAACAATACCGTAA